The Candidatus Acidiferrales bacterium genomic interval TGGCGTTTCCGTCAACCGGCATCCAAGTCACCGCGCCACCATCGCGAGCAACAACAATTCGTCTGCTCCCGCTTCCGCCCGACATGCTGACGACGATAGAGTTACCCGTGATCGTCCCGAAAGTCAGCGATGATTGCGCCGCCGGTTCGGCAGCGAGAGAAGTTCCCGATACTGCGACATTTTTTGTAGCGGCTCCGCTGCTTGTGTGTGTAATTACGCCGTTCATCGAACCGCTTGCAGATGATGGGGCAAATTCCGTGTAGACATTTGTGCTTGAAATCGTTCCGCCCGATGGAGAAATATTGATCGAGTTTGCAAAGAGGATGCTGTCTTTGCTCACTTTGAAACCTGCAGGAGCGGTGACGACAATGTCTGAGACAAGGTTACTCCCGGAGACGGAGTAGGTCACGCCGACAATCGAATCACCAACAGCCGCCTTTCCGAAATCAGGAAGTCCGGTCGTCGAAACAAAAACGGTCGGCACCGTGCTGTTCAGAGTGGTTCCTGAGATAGTAACCGAATTCGCAATGACATACTTGCTGGTGGTTGAACCTGTGTACCATGGATACACACGCACGTAAAACGTCTGTCCCGATCTAACGGTATCAATATTTCCGGAAACGGAAACGTTCGGAGACGAAGGTGCAGAGCTCGAGAGCGTAAATGTGCTGCCGATCTGAGTCCTTGCGGCAAATGTCGAGTCGGCGGAATAATAAACGTTTGCTCTCATTCCGCTTCCGCTGTTAACGTAAAGATAGAGCGAAACAGACGTGACCGTAAAATCAAAGGCCGGCGTTGGAGAAACAGCGAATTGCATATACCGGCTGCTGTTTTCGGAGGACTCGCCTGGCCATGTCCCCGCCGTTCCCGACGGACTGCTTCTCTGCGCGCCGCTGCTATATGATACCTGCATATTGCTCAATGCCTGATCCGCCGCACTTACGTTGCCTGTGACGACGGCAGACTGATTCGATGTCAGCGACCATATACTGTTAGAAGAAGTCTGGCCCATCACATCGGCAACACAAACAACGGCGAAGGCGAATAACAGAAAAGCTTTTCTCATGAGAACTCTCAAACTCCGGTTGACACTACTTCAACAATACCATTTTGTGTATCTCTCTCTGCCCGGCGCTTTCGAGCACGCTGAAATAAGTTCCTGATGAAAGCATGCTGCCGTCAAATCGCTCCACATATTTCTTGCCGGGCTGGGCATCGCTGTCGAACAGCGTCGCTACCTGCTGACCGAGGACGTTATAAAGCCTGAGGGTCGTACGAGCCGCCTTCGCGACCGTAAACTCTATCGTGGTCGACGGGTTGAACGGGTTCGGATAGTTCTGGAAAAGTCTGAACACTATCGGAACGGTTTCCTGGTTTTCAACACCGGTCAAAGTGAAATGGCCGACGCCAAACGTGCCGAACGTTGTGATCCCTCTGCGCGAGATCGTGTAAGGCTGTTGAGTGAATTGTGTAGAATAGGCTCCAACGCCGGCCTCTGCCGTAGAATCTTTGTATAGCAGATAAATCGCCGGATAGTCCGAATGATGCTTTGCAAAAACGGTGTCTTCCTGTGCACTCATCCATCCAAACTGGAGGACGCAATTGCCTCCGGCGGGCCCGGCGACCTGCCAATCCACATCGACTCTTCCGAGTCCGTTAGTAGTTAACGCCGTGTCAGGAAAAGCCGAGACAAAGAACGCACCGGCGGTTCCCGAGTTAGCGATCCAGACCGGATCGTACGCCGTTTCCGTGCCGACAGGGAACAACACCTTGGTCGGGCCAACGCCGTTTATCTTCAATGCGCCGAGGCTGTCTGTGACGATGTAGTTAATGTTTGAAGTTCCAATCATCCCTGGCATCGTTAGAGTATCGGCCCTGAGATGGAGCACGCCGCTCGGAATGCGGAGAGAATCGGTAAGAGTCAAATTCTTGCTCAACGTAACGCCGGCGTAGTTCACGATTGTCAACCTGTTTATCGTCGACGGAAGATCGCTTCCTGTGACCTGAGCAAGTGTCGTGGCATCATAAACAAAGTTTGCTTTCGTGCTGTATGACTTCGCGCCCGTTACCTGTATGCTGCCGGTTGGAGAAACTCCGTTAGGATTCCCGGTGGAGAAGGTTGCGCCGCTGTCGAGCACAAAAGATTGCAATCCTTTTATCGTGTCGGCAGCACCGAGAGACAGGATTCCATTCACGACAAATGCCCCGTCGCCGTTTGCGGCCCCCGGTGAAGTGGACGCCCACGATTTGCTTCCGGATAAAATAAGGTTCGAAGTCGCGGCAACTGTGTCGTCCAGGGTCAACGGCATCGATGGCGAGGAGAACAACAGCGGTTTCCCTAATGACACGAGTTGATTCCCGTTTCCGACGAAGTTCATGGCGAGTGAGCCTTTGGAATTTGTACCAAAGGTGACGGTGCTGTCGACGACGGTGAAGCCGCCCGAGATATTGATTATGCCGGTCTCAGTGGTCAGAGTTGAACTGCTGCTGGTTCCGGCGTCGAGCTGCGCTCCATGTTCGAGCAGCAAAATATTTTTGATGTTGAATATGCCGGCTCTGTTCCCCGCAGTACCTGCGCTGGAGAAAGGAGCAATTGTACCTCCCGACACTACCACACTGCTGTCGACGTTCCACACACCTGTGATCGTGTTGGAACCATTGGTGTCGACGCACGACCATACTCCGCCGACCACATAGACATTCCCGTGGACATGGTGGACGAACGAATTCAGGCCGGCACCGCTCAATGTGCCCGGCGTTTGCACTGTCAAGCTCCCGTTGATTGACAGATTTGCTCCCGCGACGGTTCCTCCGCGAGAGACAATCACGTTACCAAAAGTAGAATCGTAACCCGCCCATCCGAACGAAGTGCCTGCCAAACTTGTGTGAACATAATAGCTAGACGTGTCGATGCTGTACGAAGCGGCCAGCGGAAATGAGGGGAGACTCGAGTTGCTGTTATAGAACCACGCGTTCGGCTGAGTCGTGAGCGCAGCTTTTATCATCAGCGGAGCTGTCACATTGAGCTTGGCTCTCGATTGAATAGTCAGACCTTTGCAGATCGCAGGCAAGGTCGATGTAACGACGACAGAGTCGTTCGAGGCAATCATAACATCGTTTGTTGAATCAGGGATAATTCCGCCGCTCCATGTTGCAGCGTTGTTCCAATCTCCTCCGCCGGTACCGTTGCTTGCTATCAGGCCGAGAATCGGATTGTCATTCGCTATGGTGGCAAGGGCGAAAAAGGTACTTGTTGTGAGATCAGTGAACGCCGTGGCGGTAGTGATCGAATCCAGTCCCGAGCCTCCCGTCCCGCTTCCCGTTCCACCGAGGTCGATCCAGGTGCCCAATCCGCTCGGACCCTGCGCGACTCTCAAGTCGGCCGGAGTTTGAACCTGATCATCCGAGCCGTAATAAGCTTTCAGAGATCCGCCCGTGAACGCGGACCCGCCTGAGGTTTTGATGTTATAAAATCTGACTTTCGAAACATGAGAGAACGCTTCAGGCGTCGACCATCCCGCATTTCCCAGCGACATCGCACTTGAGTCAAATTCCGTCGCCGAGTAAATAGAGAGCGTCGCCGCTGTCTGCGTCAGGCTCAAGGCTACGGGACGATAGACTGCGCTGCTGCCAATCGGAAAACTCTTTGTGACAGCAGATGCACTGGCCACCAGAACTCCCAGTGTGCCGTCGACATATGACGAACTTGTATTCTCGATCGTGCCGGAATAAAGTGCCGTGCCAGTATACCATCCGGACATCAAAGGAGCATTGCGCGAAATTATTGTTCCGTTGATAAGTCTGAGATAAATCACGTAAGAGGTATCGACCATGCTTACCCGTGCACCGTTTATCACGTCGAAGTCAAGTCCATAAGTTGAAGTGCAGGTGGTAGGTTTAATCTTCGCATACTGCACTCCGCTCTTCGCAAAAACAAATCTCGAATCGAGATAGTATGGGTAGGTATTATTCTGACTGTTCGAATTTCCCAGGTTGCCGGTATTTGTTGAAGTAGTCGCGATCGTGACACTGTCACCATAGAAATACCACACGACACCGGAATGGTCATTTCCTCCGCCATGGCTTCCGCGGTCTACAGCGAATCCGCCGGTGCCGCCCGGTGTAGCTTTCAAATTACCCATGACATACACGGTGTCAAACGTTGCACTGCTGCCAGTTCCCGATCCGGTAACATATCCTCCGGTGACGATCAAGTTACCGTTGATGCGAACGCTACCGGATGATCCGCCGAAAAACTGCAGACGACCGGCAGTGGTTCCATTGTTGGTTGCTGATACCATAAAATTACCGCTCACGACATTTCCGATTCCAAAGCCCCATCCCAAATTACCGGTGTAGGCTCCTGTGACATTGTAGTTAATGTTTCCGAAATTCTGTGCACCGCCTGCACCCCAGCCAGTGGCGGTTACTCCTCCTATGGAGTTAATGTTCAAAGTTGAACCTGCTGCCCAAACCGCAGCAGGCAAAAAACCTTTTGTTGAACTAGTCGTTGAAGTGTCGTTGATATTGACTACGCCAGTGCCGCCGACGTGCAATGAATCTTTGCCGTAAGTGATCCCGTATGGAGAAGCGGTCTGCGTCACAAAGCCGGCAATCGTAAGAGTGCCGTTTACCGTTATGCCGGGCTTCACAATGCGGAGAGTCACCGGATTTCCGCCAGAAGTAAGCGAGTCGATGAGAGTACCGCCGGGGGCAATAACCACGTTGCGCAGAGTGTCGGTCGCCTTGAAAGTTACCGTGTTACCTGAAAGGATAGTTATGACACAGGTATCGGGGACATTCGTGGAATCGGGTATCACAGACGCCGCCACCCACGAAGTACCATTATACACTTGCCAGGTGGCCAGACTGTTCCAGTTGCCCGATCCTGCAGACTGATAGTCACCGACGTTCTGCGCCAGCAGTATGCCACCATGAGAAATGCACACTGCAATACTCAAAATCATTAAACTTTTCCTCACAGTACCTCCAACTTTTTGAAATTTCCTAAATGAGTCCGGATGTATCGCAACGTTCACTTACTTGGATTCTCGCGGAACACTGCTTTACGTTCGTGAACGCTCGCGATTGTTCCTCCAATATCTGAATTGTTTACAATTTGTAAATCACTGAAATCGACATCCATCAGTTTCTTGTCGGAATCAAATCTCAGCGTAACTGTTCCGCCACCGGAATTGTATCTCAATTCCGTTCCATCTTTCAATTTTAAGATCGGTGTTCCGACAACTGTCACCGGTTCCGAAAAAGTGAAAAGCACACGACAATCATCGACTTCCTGCTTCACGACGGTCGGACCGCCGGCCGATTCCGGATCCCATTTTCCGCCGAACGTCCATGACGGTGTTATGTCCTCCGGAGCAGGATTTCCCTCTGAATTTTTCAGGTTATCCGCCAGCCACGGATAATCGCCGCCGTCCTTATGACAATTATAAAAATAATCTCTTTCTCCCCAGTTGAAAGGCCTGCTCTGATTTGCGGCGGAGTCGCTGTAGACCACGCGATATATCGGAGTGTCCGACATTGTTTTAGAGAACGTGCAGTTCAAAAGATAAAACTGTGCTTCGAGATGATGCCTGCCCAGATCAAATCCCTCGACTCCGTCGAACGAGCAGTTCTCCAGTACCAATTTCTGATTTCTGTCAAAACTTCCGGCGTGCCATATTGATGCGCTTCCCTTCTTCTCCTCATAAAATTTCGAGTTCTTGACGAGGCACCATCCTCGCGGACATACGAAATCAACGGAGCCGCTGAAGCTGCAATCCGCCATATAATACATTCCTGACTTGTAATTCCATGGTGAAACCGTATCAGCCCCTTTGCTCAAAATATTGCAGTCGACCATGATAGTCCTTGTGCCGTCATCATATACCGCGAATGCATGGGGACCGATCTCAGGCTGGGTATTCTTGATCGTAAGATTCCGAAGGATGTCGTCGTCGCCATGGATGTTCACGACGGCGGGCCCGATCGGATCTCTATGAGCAATCCAATCTGTCCTCAACTGAGGGTACTCGATGATGGTGCTGTCCTTGTTCTCTCCCTCGAGAGTGATGTAGTCCTGATCGATTCTGATCTTTTCGTGATACACGCCGTTCTTAATGACTATCGTGATACGTTCATAATTAAACATCGGAAGCGAGTCGACGGCTTCCGTTATCGATCTGAATTGGCCGCTGCCATCCTTGGCAACTATGATACGGTGCGAGTTAAAGGAGGAAGCGGTCCCGGCAACGACCAGAAGGAAGAAGACAGACGTCTCCACCTGTCTGTGAAGTTTATTTAGATTAAATGCCTCCTTAGAAAACATTAAAAATGCTCGAGACCGCATTCCTTTCCTCTGCTTAAGGGAGAAGCAAAATTCTGTACCATGTTGCTAAACCGGCGGAAGTCATCCTCGCTGACTGCCTCAAATCGTCACATTTTCGCTCACTTCAACGCTAACTTAACCGATAACTTTGACGGCAGAAAAGTTTACTACTGTCGTAATTAAATGTCAAGCCCATTCTTTGAAAATGTGTCGCAACTCTCATCTGCTGCGATAGACCGGCTCGATACCCACCCACGATGTGTGCTGAGACGACGAAGCCACGCGTAAGTCAACACGGATCTTCAGATAATTCGGAATTCTGCGAATCATGACAAACGTCGATGCGGCACCCGATGGAATCTGAGATCGCTCTCATTCTGAAATCCCTGTAACGATTTCTTCCCGCTCGAAATCCGCAATTTATGTTTGGCAGAAAGTCTGCCGTCGCTGAATTTGAATCATATTCGAGAAGTAGTCACTAACTCTCTTTTCCCTTCCGGCTGATCTATTTTGAAAAAGTAACAAAGTATTACAGTTTTGTTACTGCAACAAACTCAAACTTCAACCAAAGGTTACAAAACGCCGAAAATATTGCGGGCGAGTTTCGGCACAAGCGTTGCTAAATATAGAGCGGACGCTCTCCACCGCACGCGGCGGCCGCCAAACGGCGGTTTGTGTGGTTGAAGAACTCCTCGGAGAGTTGGAGAGAGAAACACAAACTGTTGTTACTGTTATCATCCTTGAGTTAGATTACGTGCACCAGAGAGCGTTGGAGATAACGAGTTTCTATAAAATCGTTCAATAACTGAAAAACTCTTCGGAGGAATATATGAAAAAATTCTTAGCTATTGCTGTGCTCCTTACAGCATTTGCCGCGAGCGAATCGTTCGCACAAGCCACAGCTGTTGTAAATCTTACTGTCAATAATGCCATTTCGTTAACCAAAACTCGAGATATATCTTTTGGTATAGTCCCTCAAGGAGTAACTACCGTGACAATCAATCCAGTTACGGGCGCTGGCGCCACCGGGACATTCACTCTTGGTGCGTCTGCAAGCACTCAGATGAACGTGAGCTGGAGTTCAACTGATTTGGCAAGCGGCGGAAACACGATCGGTTTCGCGGGCGCTGGTACGGCTTCTGGCAACACCGTTAATGTCCAAGGGACTTCGCTCCCACTGACAAATCCCGGCATTTTCACCACAAGTGGTACGGGAGCTTACTTCTTCTGGGCAGGCGGAACTGCGACGCTAACACCAACTCAAGCAACGGGTTCTTACACTGGCACCTATACCCTGACGGTCACTTACTAAATGTGATTCCTTTTTGTAATTCAGGCAGGCGATTTCTTCTCGCCTGCCTTTTTTATTTCTGATAAAAACACCTGTTTCGTGCTTCCAGGGGGCGGCACAAGTCTTGCATTATTTGTGCATGAGATGCGGGAAAAAATATTGACAACCCTTGTACTCTTGTGTACAATTGCAGCGACGGAATCATTTGCCCAGCCTTCGACCACGACGGCAAATGTCACTATCAAAATCAACGGAGCGATGACTCTGACGAAGCTCCGCGACATGGATATGGGATTCGTCATGCAAGGAGTTATGTCGATCAGCGTGGACCCGATTACCGGCGGCGCACAGACCGCCTATTTCACTTTTGACGCGGGCCCTAATGCCTCCGCCACCGTTTCGTTCTCTTCAACCAATCTGACAAGCGGCGCGGACAACATGCCTTTCACTTGCTCACTTGCTGGCGGCAATTCTCCAAACCAAAACAACGCCTCAATAGTCTCAAGCGGGGATGCTGTCACCACCAGTTCAACCGGCACTTATTATTTCTGGGCCGGCGGCACGGCTGACCTCTCACCGACGCAGCCTCTCGGCACTTATTCCGGCGACTTCATACTCTCGGTAGCATACTGAAGAAATTTTGAAATCTAGATTTCGAATCAAATTCAAGCTCCCGTGATGGGTTTTTGAGGCAACATTCGAATCTCATGATTCCAATTTCACCTCTTCTCTAAGACAAAAATCAAAATTCGCTGCGGCTTCGCAGATAAATTGAAAATATGCGCATTTTTGCCTATAATAATTAGTGTTCAATCTAGCCCTAGCAGTTGTTGCCTACTTAATCGGGTCTTTTCCGACGGCTTATGTGGTTGGAAAGCAGGCAAGAGGCATAGACATTTTGAGAAACGGGACCGGAAATGTAGGCGCTATGAACGCCTATGATGTTACCGGCTCGAAACTGATCGGTGTCACGGTTGGAACAATTGACATACTCAAGGGGATCGCCGTGACCATGATAGCACAACATATCTTCGGGCTGACCGGCTCGACGATAGTCTCAGAAGGCGACGGCCGCTTAGGTCTGTGTGTCATGGCCGGTTTTTTCGCCGTTCTCGGTCACAACTACTCAGTTTTCATAAAGTTCAAAGGAGGACGAGGACTCGCAACTGCGGCAGGCGCGCTTTTGATTGTCCAGCCGCTTTCCGTCGCAATCTATCTTGCGATCTATATTTCGCTCAGAGCGGCAAAATTAAAACTATATCTCTCAAGCGTTTTTGGAATTCTAATTGCTTCGATACCGCTCCTTGCAAAATTTGCAGCCGCGCCGATTGTTGAAGTATTCGCGGCGCTACTTTTGATCGTCGTTCTATCAAAACATATGATTCCCTTAAAAGATGAATTACAGAATGGAATATAGCAGGCCGTCCGGATGCGTCACGGGGACTCTCAGACTCTTACTTTTGGTATTGTTTCTATCCTCCCCATCAATTTCCACTGTCATGGCACAATCCGTGCGAGCCGAGGAAAACGATCTGACTTCTTCGCGGGAAAATGCGATCACAAAATCCGTTCAAAGAATCAGCCCGGCAGTCGTCGGCATAAATGTCACCGCACAGGAGCAGCAAATGAGTCCTTTTGCCGCTGATCCGTTCTTTCGTGAGTTTTTTCAGGACAATCCATTCTTCCAACAGTTCATGCAAAGACAAAAATTTGAGATACGAAGTCTGGGCTCCGGGTTTCTGATTTCGGCGGATGGATATATCATAACCAACGAACATGTCGTCCATAATGCGACGAGGGTTCTCATAACGATGACAGACGGCACGAGAAGACCTGCCAAGATAATCGGCCACGATCTGAATAGCGACGTTGCCTTGTTGAAAATCGACGGAGACAGCTTGCCGTATTGCAGGCTCGGGGACAGCGACAGCATCCTTGTTGGGGAGTGGGCAATAGCCTTTGG includes:
- a CDS encoding T9SS type A sorting domain-containing protein codes for the protein MILSIAVCISHGGILLAQNVGDYQSAGSGNWNSLATWQVYNGTSWVAASVIPDSTNVPDTCVITILSGNTVTFKATDTLRNVVIAPGGTLIDSLTSGGNPVTLRIVKPGITVNGTLTIAGFVTQTASPYGITYGKDSLHVGGTGVVNINDTSTTSSTKGFLPAAVWAAGSTLNINSIGGVTATGWGAGGAQNFGNINYNVTGAYTGNLGWGFGIGNVVSGNFMVSATNNGTTAGRLQFFGGSSGSVRINGNLIVTGGYVTGSGTGSSATFDTVYVMGNLKATPGGTGGFAVDRGSHGGGNDHSGVVWYFYGDSVTIATTSTNTGNLGNSNSQNNTYPYYLDSRFVFAKSGVQYAKIKPTTCTSTYGLDFDVINGARVSMVDTSYVIYLRLINGTIISRNAPLMSGWYTGTALYSGTIENTSSSYVDGTLGVLVASASAVTKSFPIGSSAVYRPVALSLTQTAATLSIYSATEFDSSAMSLGNAGWSTPEAFSHVSKVRFYNIKTSGGSAFTGGSLKAYYGSDDQVQTPADLRVAQGPSGLGTWIDLGGTGSGTGGSGLDSITTATAFTDLTTSTFFALATIANDNPILGLIASNGTGGGDWNNAATWSGGIIPDSTNDVMIASNDSVVVTSTLPAICKGLTIQSRAKLNVTAPLMIKAALTTQPNAWFYNSNSSLPSFPLAASYSIDTSSYYVHTSLAGTSFGWAGYDSTFGNVIVSRGGTVAGANLSINGSLTVQTPGTLSGAGLNSFVHHVHGNVYVVGGVWSCVDTNGSNTITGVWNVDSSVVVSGGTIAPFSSAGTAGNRAGIFNIKNILLLEHGAQLDAGTSSSSTLTTETGIINISGGFTVVDSTVTFGTNSKGSLAMNFVGNGNQLVSLGKPLLFSSPSMPLTLDDTVAATSNLILSGSKSWASTSPGAANGDGAFVVNGILSLGAADTIKGLQSFVLDSGATFSTGNPNGVSPTGSIQVTGAKSYSTKANFVYDATTLAQVTGSDLPSTINRLTIVNYAGVTLSKNLTLTDSLRIPSGVLHLRADTLTMPGMIGTSNINYIVTDSLGALKINGVGPTKVLFPVGTETAYDPVWIANSGTAGAFFVSAFPDTALTTNGLGRVDVDWQVAGPAGGNCVLQFGWMSAQEDTVFAKHHSDYPAIYLLYKDSTAEAGVGAYSTQFTQQPYTISRRGITTFGTFGVGHFTLTGVENQETVPIVFRLFQNYPNPFNPSTTIEFTVAKAARTTLRLYNVLGQQVATLFDSDAQPGKKYVERFDGSMLSSGTYFSVLESAGQREIHKMVLLK
- a CDS encoding pectinesterase family protein, with the translated sequence METSVFFLLVVAGTASSFNSHRIIVAKDGSGQFRSITEAVDSLPMFNYERITIVIKNGVYHEKIRIDQDYITLEGENKDSTIIEYPQLRTDWIAHRDPIGPAVVNIHGDDDILRNLTIKNTQPEIGPHAFAVYDDGTRTIMVDCNILSKGADTVSPWNYKSGMYYMADCSFSGSVDFVCPRGWCLVKNSKFYEEKKGSASIWHAGSFDRNQKLVLENCSFDGVEGFDLGRHHLEAQFYLLNCTFSKTMSDTPIYRVVYSDSAANQSRPFNWGERDYFYNCHKDGGDYPWLADNLKNSEGNPAPEDITPSWTFGGKWDPESAGGPTVVKQEVDDCRVLFTFSEPVTVVGTPILKLKDGTELRYNSGGGTVTLRFDSDKKLMDVDFSDLQIVNNSDIGGTIASVHERKAVFRENPSK
- a CDS encoding DUF4402 domain-containing protein — translated: MKKFLAIAVLLTAFAASESFAQATAVVNLTVNNAISLTKTRDISFGIVPQGVTTVTINPVTGAGATGTFTLGASASTQMNVSWSSTDLASGGNTIGFAGAGTASGNTVNVQGTSLPLTNPGIFTTSGTGAYFFWAGGTATLTPTQATGSYTGTYTLTVTY
- a CDS encoding DUF4402 domain-containing protein: MTTLVLLCTIAATESFAQPSTTTANVTIKINGAMTLTKLRDMDMGFVMQGVMSISVDPITGGAQTAYFTFDAGPNASATVSFSSTNLTSGADNMPFTCSLAGGNSPNQNNASIVSSGDAVTTSSTGTYYFWAGGTADLSPTQPLGTYSGDFILSVAY
- a CDS encoding glycerol-3-phosphate acyltransferase; the encoded protein is MFNLALAVVAYLIGSFPTAYVVGKQARGIDILRNGTGNVGAMNAYDVTGSKLIGVTVGTIDILKGIAVTMIAQHIFGLTGSTIVSEGDGRLGLCVMAGFFAVLGHNYSVFIKFKGGRGLATAAGALLIVQPLSVAIYLAIYISLRAAKLKLYLSSVFGILIASIPLLAKFAAAPIVEVFAALLLIVVLSKHMIPLKDELQNGI